In Calditrichota bacterium, the sequence ATACCGGGACAGTTCGACCGCGTCGATGTAACCGCGCAGCGGGTTGGAGCAAATCCCCGCAATGTTGAGTGGGACGTCGATCGCGGCCGGTGCCGGTTCACTGTTCCGAAACTGTCACCCGGCGAGAACTTCACCCTCTTCATAGATATGATAAATTACGAGGATCAACCACCGGCGGAGCCGACGGAGGAATGAACCGTCACGTCATCCGCTCCAGCCCCGGTCTGGCGTCGGTTGCCTGGCTTATGCTTGCGGCAGGCTGCGAAGTCGAGAGCATCGATCCGGCGAATTTGAACCGCGCACCGGAGATACGGAGTCTCGTTGTGAGCCCCGACGATACGCTCGTAGTGGGGTCGTCGGTCACGATCTCGGCTACCGTGGTCGATCTCGAAAACGACTCGCTTGAATATGCCTGGTTTCGCAGCCGCGGCGAGTTTCTCGATTCGATCACCAGTCAAACCAAGCGCGTGCGCTGGACATCGGATGAAGAAGGCACTGCGGTGATCGAAATCCGTGTCAAAGACCTGTTTCATGAGGTTTCAGCATCGGTGGAAGTTACTATGATGCCGCAGGGCGCGCTTCCCAATCCGCCGGTGATTACGGCGCTTCGATTGTCGCGGGATCGCCTGCTGCGCGGTGACACCTTGCAGGCATTCTGCGAAGCGGTGGACTTCGATACCCCGGCGGTGCAGTTATCGATAGCCTGGCGATCCTCAGCGGGGACCTACCTTGAAAACAACCGCTTCGGAGTCCGATGGGTAGCGCCGAGCCGTATTGGTGAAGTCTGGCTGGTGGCGACGGTGAGTGACGAGCGCTACAGCGTCTCTGACAGCGCCAAAGCCTCGGTAATGGCCGATACGCTCGTCTATCTTGCCAACGACTTCGGATCGCGGGAGTCGGTGGAGGGCTGGACCTTCGGCGGGATGCTTGCGGGACTCGGGGCGATGCCGGGCGGTCATTCGCTGGCTTGGGATTCCTTGGGTGGCAAACTCCGCATTACCGGTCGGAGCGATTACTCAACCTTTGCCTACAAGTTCGACGACGGGAGGTTCGAGGAAGGAGCCTACTCGATACTGGTTCAGCCGACCGATCTGCAGTTTGGGCGTGCCGCCTTCCTGCCAGAGTACCGGGACAGCGCAAACTACGTGATGGTGGGGGTAAACTATTTCCAGCAGTCTTACCACGTCCTTAGTTGCCGCGATGGGGCAATAGCCTATCTGGCCGAGGGCTGGCGGCCCTTTTCAGCGGGCGTCGATCTACGGCTTGAATGGCGCCGGGCAGGTCAAACGGCGTCGGCGGGAATCGGCGGGGAGAACGTCTGGAGCGGCACGCCGCCGGAATGGAGCGGCGCGACAACTGTCGGAGTGGCGGTTTATGGACTGCGCGACTCGGGTGCGTTGCTTTTCGACAACCTTCGGGTCGGGAGTGAGTGATGAGGAGTGGTTCAGGAAGAGCCCGTCGCTTGCGCGGCGGGCTTTCGTTTATCCAGTCATCTCAGCCACCTCACGGCGGACAAAACTCTTCAACTGACCGGCATCGAACGGCTTGTTGAGGAACTCCGCAGCCCCCAATTCAACTGCTTCCTTGACTACGCCGAGGTCATGCCAGCCGCTCACCATGACGACCTTTACTGAAGAGTCGAGTTTTCGGATTTGCCGAAGTGTCTCAAGGCCGCTCATTTCGGGCATAATGACATCGAGCAGGACGATGTGCGGTTGAAAAAGCGGCATCACACCGAGCGCGACCGGACCGCTTTCAGCCGCCTGAACGTCGCAGCCATCACTGATAAGGACGCTCGAAATCAGATCCCGAAAGCCCTCATCGTCGTCAACCACGAGGACCCGAGGGGTAACGGTCATCTATTGCTCTTGTCGGAGATTTGCGAAGAGGTGGATGTCGATCGGCAATGCCGCGCGACGGACATACCTTAGTACGAAATACGCACGTAGTCAAGTGTGACAGGCATCACCGGCTCTTAATAATTCGCCTCACTCAGGGGCGGGGCAGGTTTAGAGCGGTGAAGAGCAGCAGCGTCTCAGCGGCTTGATAAACAGTCGGCTCGTTCGTCAGGTAATCGTTACGGTCGTCGTGATAGACAGCAGATTTCGACTGCAGACGGGCAAAGCGGTCAGACGCAGCAAGGACGATCCCGGATGATGCAAAGGCAGCGCTGTCGATCGGACCTTCAGCGACGCCGCCCGGAAGGCTGATCCCGCTCAAGTAGGTGACCTGATGGTGGAAACTACGGCTGAAATCGGTGCCAAATCCGGCAACGAACGAGACTCCGAACGGGTTCGCGCCGAGGAGATAGTCACGCTGGCGGATGGCAAGCGACTTGCCGCGCTCATCGCCCGTAGTAAGTTCGTAGAGTAATGCAAAGTTGGCGATGCCGGTTTGGGATGCGGCTGAACCCCACGGGAAGGACTCCAGCGGATAGGCGAAGGGGTTTCTGGCGGCGAGGGAGTCGTAGTGGGAAAGCAGCCTTTCGGCGAACTCCTGTGCTGGCCTGC encodes:
- a CDS encoding response regulator produces the protein MTVTPRVLVVDDDEGFRDLISSVLISDGCDVQAAESGPVALGVMPLFQPHIVLLDVIMPEMSGLETLRQIRKLDSSVKVVMVSGWHDLGVVKEAVELGAAEFLNKPFDAGQLKSFVRREVAEMTG